In Plasmodium brasilianum strain Bolivian I chromosome Unknown PB_00_01, whole genome shotgun sequence, one genomic interval encodes:
- a CDS encoding enoyl-CoA hydratase-related protein — MLFNNLKLSKYKKLKDVISIPGRCSNLTQNRELRTSIFKDDEIYLDPLEVHNEALKKTNYLNCGNMDECVYNRNNVGMHTVIINNNYMNIKLINKLYKELRNSEVNYTKRFLFLTSLYNDVFNYSYNLYDLLKIVEIYQRTKHIKYSDIIKNILQNVNDLAYLLFSYKKPLISYCNGKTKGSAGFLSFLSNNSSAYFHSSYSYNNLKYSFLPYGGISYVLANLRGSLGFYLALTGQEIKSADLIWCGLSKRWISEDTLELMEITSESQLEVSEQDANILLEEYFLKIPQTYSLKNYEHIIHDHFKYNNLLYILKKLDDTARKSTNDKVKMWAQETYQRICSLPPLATHVTFEILNILRNYKVDLLKKAQITKNLWTTMIKNTYKITPTTKEQVSMNELKYTIDKELFIKALNIETNTILNFISCPDVLNGITSYLVKQSNHSFTSNYLNNNIFEIKKDIVHYFIFYKNNYEYTEYDRPDISFSSLAVLDKYNQHYSAQHKTTYDRLFFSKQRERWNDDYLKDDLDKIDTLGSDSSYSYNIEYTHFAGQLAYGIIFGISSSVGQLDG, encoded by the exons ATGCTTTTTAACAATCTAAAGTTGtcgaaatataaaaaattaaaggacGTGATTTCGATACCGGGTAGGTGTAGTAATCTTACTCAGAACAGAGAGTTAAGAACTAGCATTTTTAAAGATGACGAGATATATTTAGATCCCTTAGAAGTTCATAATGAAGcattgaaaaaaacaaattatctAAACTGTGGGAATATGGATGAGTGTGTATACAATCGAAATAATGTAGGCATGCATAcagttataataaataataattacatgaacataaaattaattaacaAGTTGTACAAAGAATTAAGGAACAGTGAAgtaaattatacaaaaagattcttatttttaacatcGTTATATAATGatgtatttaattatagttataatttatatgactTATTGAAAATAGTAGAAATATATCAAAGAACGAAGCATATCAAATATtctgatataataaaaaatattttacaaaatgttAATGATCTagcttatttattattttcttataagAAACCACTCATTTCGTATTGTAATGGGAAAACAAAAGGATCTGCAGGGTTTTTATCGTTTCTATCGAACAACAGTTCTGCCTATTTCCATTCTTCTTATTCgtacaataatttaaaatattcttttttacctTATGGCGGTATTTCTTACGTGCTAGCCAATTTAAGGGGATCCTTAGGATTTTATTTAGCCTTAACAGGTCAGGAAATAAAATCTGCTGATTTAATTTGGTGTGGTTTAAGTAAAAGATGGATATCAGAAGATACACTAGAATTGATGGAAATAACATCTGAAAGTCAATTAGAAGTTTCGGAACAAGatgcaaatatattgttagaggaatattttttaaaaattccaCAAAcctattcattaaaaaattatgaacatataattCATGATCACTttaagtataataatttattatatatattgaaaaaattagatgATACAGCAAGGAAAAGCACAAatgataaagtaaaaatgtgGGCACAAGAAACATATCAACGTATATGTTCCTTACCCCCATTAGCTACTCATGTGAcatttgaaattttaaatatactaagaaattataaagtagatttattaaaaaaagctcaaataacaaaaaatttatggactactatgataaaaaatacttataaaataacaCCAACAACAAAAGAACAAGTCAGTATGAACGAACTAAAGTATACAATTGATAAAGAACTTTTCATTAAAGCTTTAAATATAGAAACAAATACAatcttaaattttatttcttgtcCTGATGTTTTAAATGGAATTACTAGCTATTTAGTTAAACAGTCAAACCATTCTTTTActtcaaattatttaaataacaacatttttgaaataaaaaaagatatagttcattattttattttctacaaaaataattatgaatataccGAGTACGATAGACCGGACATTAGCTTTTCCAGTTTAGCTGTTCTGGACAAGTATAATCAACATTACAGTGCGCAGCATAAAACCACATACGATAGGCTTTTCTTCTCTAAGCAG AGAGAACGATGGAATGACGACTACTTAAAGGACGACTTAGACAAAATTGAta CACTTGGTAGTGATTCGTCTTATAGCTATAACATCGAATATACTCATTTTGCAGGACAACTAGCATAC GGAATCATATTTGGAATCAGTTCTTCTGTGGGGCAGTTGGATGGATAA
- a CDS encoding rhoptry neck protein 12 has protein sequence MRKFCTCSYLFFVYIFIVCNRGNSLRFQKGDGNAIGAVEGNGKNGSGNNVSTDTNNINAKESTIKNGDNKIMVKEEKSNSEANTNTKKLQNFVSSKNENLGNKGNEEYLKNMFISDGAFESAKNVCENVVVKNEYFKSFCKNTELFKEIQKLKKNSHNLYEQVISDSYENVNTSTFKLLKDDGDKKLIMETDDHNPKVSIMFLYEKLCVGGIPLVCSKILKVDNIFDLNQNNEKNDLVQENNYVNDMEKELTTTINENNGVEENVSDLTDDNT, from the coding sequence ATGAGAAAGTTCTGCACGTGttcatatttgttttttgtctatatttttattgtgtGCAATAGGGGAAACAGCTTGAGGTTTCAAAAAGGAGATGGAAATGCCATTGGAGCAGTAGAaggaaatggaaaaaacgGAAGTGGTAATAATGTAAGTACTGatactaataatataaacgCGAAAGAAAGTACTATCAAAAATGgggataataaaattatggtTAAAGAGGAAAAGTCAAATAGTGAAgcaaatacaaatacaaaaaagttacaaaattttgtttcatCAAAAAATGAGAATTTAGGGAATAAAGGAAATGAagaatatttgaaaaatatgtttatatctGATGGTGCTTTTGAAAGTGCAAAAAATGTCTGTGAAAATGTAGTCGTTAAAAATGAGTATTTCAAGagtttttgcaaaaatacagaattatttaaagaaatacaaaaattaaaaaaaaatagtcataatttatatgaacaagTCATAAGTGATTCTTATGAAAATGTTAATACATCCACTTTTAAATTGTTGAAAGATGATGGAGATAAAAAACTAATTATGGAAACAGATGATCACAATCCTAAAGTGTctataatgtttttatatgaaaaactATGTGTTGGTGGTATTCCACTCGTTTGttctaaaatattaaaagttgACAATATATTTGACCTTAATCAaaataatgagaaaaatgaCCTTGTTCAGGAAAACAATTATGTAAATGATATGGAAAAGGAACTGACTACCACAATTAATGAGAATAACGGAGTAGAGGAAAATGTTTCAGATTTGACTGATGATAATACGTAA